A genomic segment from Nicotiana tabacum cultivar K326 chromosome 7, ASM71507v2, whole genome shotgun sequence encodes:
- the LOC107815329 gene encoding F-box protein CPR1-like → MSNKKSHKSINIPCDILFCILSRLRAKSLLRFRSVSKPWNAIISDKGFKKAQCDQSKELGREKLLLQIYYSDKFEFINLENPQFAIEKQQFPLKGFERANVLCSYDGLVLLKKRRAYKTFVLWNPSTRQCQTLECPYLSSYTCSRSCGLCYDSTADDYKVILIYTSFYTVCSVNSNDWKKKENLHMLEQRVPSLCGISTEGCVFWSLNRAPDPFVSTTSKVIYFDVKSDELKEFPVPNFVGDNDLFQLATLKGSLCLYGGKINNDIYCKDLEVDMWIMKQDGWKWLMKLRDVPAEFCESYFVKYSRPLHYTRNGKIVFQGPKIARLYIA, encoded by the exons atgtcaaacaagAAATCACATAAGTCCATTAATATTCCATGTGATATCCTATTTTGCATTCTTAGTAGGCTACGTGCCAAATCTTTGTTACGTTTTCGATCTGTTTCTAAGCCATGGAATGCTATAATATCCGACAAAGGATTCAAGAAAGCTCAATGTGATCAATCCAAAGAATTGGGACGTGAGAAGTTGTTGTTACAGATTTATTATAGTGACAAATTTGAGTTTATAAACTTAGAAAACCCCCAATTTGCCATAGAAAAGCAACAATTTCCTCTAAAGGGATTTGAACGTGCTAATGTCTTATGCTCATATGATGGTTTGGTATTATTAAAGAAACGTAGGGCTTACAAGACGTTTGTTTTGTGGAATCCTTCAACTAGACAATGCCAAACTCTTGAATGTCCATATCTGAGCAGCTACACATGTTCTCGTTCTTGTGGTTTGTGTTATGATTCTACCGCTGATGATTACAAGGTTATATTGATTTATACGTCGTTTTATACTGTTTGCTCTGTGAATAGCAACGAttggaagaaaaaggaaaatctcCATATGTTAGAGCAACGTGTCCCAAGTTTATGTGGAATTAGCACCGAGGGTTGTGTATTCTGGTCGCTGAATCGAGCACCTGATCCATTTGTTAGTACAACTTCTAAGGTTATATATTTTGATGTGAAGTCAGACGAACTGAAGGAGTTTCCAGTACCAAATTTTGTAGGTGATAATGACTTGTTTCAATTGGCTACTTTGAAAGGTTCCCTTTGCTTATACGGCGGCAAAATTAATAATGACATATATTGTAAAGATTTGGAAGTGGACATGTGGATAATGAAACAAGATGGATGGAAATGGTTAATGAAACTTCGCGATGTACCGGCAGAATTTTGCGAGagttattttgtaaaatatagtAGGCCTTTGCATTACACCAGGAATGGCAAAATTGTATTTCAAGGACCAAAGA TTGCAAGGTTGTATATTGCATAG